The following proteins come from a genomic window of Carassius carassius chromosome 10, fCarCar2.1, whole genome shotgun sequence:
- the LOC132151837 gene encoding inactive tyrosine-protein kinase transmembrane receptor ROR1-like: MRRGTVKEPHGCQRNFTLIIVLLVVNCGAEIPSDPNVLAASSWNMSSGGERDHFLRLDAPMNNITTSLGQTAELHCHVSGNPPPTVRWLKNDAPVVQEPRRVSYRPASYGSRLRIRNLDTTDTGYFQCVATNTYGTVSTTGILFVKFDPAPTPLSGRPSPEDFEEEGFCQPYRGIACARFIGNRSIFVDSLQMQGEIETQITAAFTMIGTSNHLSDRCSQFAIPSLCHFAFPTCDRSSGMDKPRDLCKDECEILENDLCKTEYIIARSNPLILKRLKLPNCEELAALDSPEAAKCMRIGIPIAETINKSHKCYNNSGSDYRGTVSGTKSGHQCQPWNSQYPHSHTFLAMRYPELNGGHSYCRNPGNKHDAPWCFTLDESVRMELCDIPPCDLPKHGSSSMGILYILVPSVAIPLAIALLFFFICVCRNNQKASRPPAPCQPKPVRGQNVEMSMLTAYKPKSKAKELPLSAVHFMEELGESNFGQIYKGHLYLPGMEQAQLVAIKTLKDISSAQQWGDFQQEASVLAELHHPNVVCLLGVVTQEQPVCMLFEFLAQGDLHEFLIMRSPHSDVGCSSDEDCTVKSSLDHGDFLHLAIQVAAGMEYLASHLYVHKDLAARNILVGEQLHIKISDLGLSREIYTSDYYRVQPKTLLPIRWMPPEAIFYGKYTTDSDIWAFGVVLWEIFSYGLQPYYGFSNQEVMEMLRKRQLLPCPEDCPPRMYVLMTECWQEGPARRPRFKDIHARLRAWEGLSSHASSSTPSGGNATTQTTSLSASPVSNLSSPRYAGYIYGPPQSLPPGQIAGFMAAQIPLNQRFIPVNGYPIPTGYAAFPAAHFAPTQGPPQVVQHCPPPKSRSPSSASGSTSTGHVTSIPSTGSNHDANTPLLSHCVTLTPMTAVSGGPMAVFGHMTQKTMQIDPSQAALLADTNRLMYSESFITADL; this comes from the exons GGGCAGAGATTCCTTCAGACCCAAACGTGTTGGCCGCTTCCAGTTGGAACATGTCCAGTGGTGGTGAAAGAG ATCACTTTCTCAGGCTGGATGCTCCAATGAATAACATCACTACCTCCCTCGGACAGACAGCTGAGTTACATTGCCACGTTTCAGGGAATCCACCACCTACAGTTCGCTGGCTTAAAAACGATGCCCCTGTGGTCCAGGAACCGCGGCGTGTCTCTTACAGGCCCGCTTCGTACGGCTCCCGCCTAAGAATCCGAAACCTGGACACCACAGACACCGGCTACTTCCAGTGTGTGGCTACCAACACCTATGGCACAGTATCTACCACAGGAATCCTGTTTGTCAAGTTCG ATCCAGCTCCCACCCCTCTGTCTGGAAGGCCTTCACC agagGATTTTGAAGAGGAAGGTTTCTGCCAGCCATATAGAGGAATTGCGTGCGCTCGCTTCATAGGAAACAGGAGTATCTTCGTGGACTCGCTGCAGATGCAGGGCGAGATTGAGACCCAAATCACAG cGGCTTTCACCATGATAGGCACCTCCAATCACCTGTCAGATCGCTGCTCCCAGTTCGCTATCCCATCCTTGTGCCACTTTGCCTTCCCCACATGTGATCGCAGCTCTGGCATGGACAAACCCCGGGACTTGTGCAAAGACGAGTGTGAGATTCTGGAGAACGACCTGTGTAAGACAGAGTACATCATTGCTCGTTCTAACCCCCTCATCCTCAAGCGCCTCAAATTGCCCAACTGTGAAGAACTGGCCGCTTTGGACAGTCCAGAGGCTGCTAAATGCATGAGAATAGGAATCCCAATAGCAGAGACCATAAATAAAA GCCACAAATGTTATAACAACAGTGGTTCAGACTACCGCGGGACAGTCAGCGGGACTAAATCTGGTCATCAGTGTCAGCCGTGGAACTCGCAGTATCCCCACAGCCACACCTTCCTGGCTATGCGCTACCCAGAGCTCAACGGGGGACATTCCTACTGTCGCAACCCCGGCAACAAGCACGATGCTCCCTGGTGCTTCACCTTAGATGAGAGTGTGCGCATGGAGCTCTGCGACATTCCTCCATGTG ATTTGCCCAAGCATGGCAGCAGCAGTATGGGGATCCTCTACATCCTGGTACCAAGCGTTGCTATACCGCTAGCCATCGCCCTGCTGTTCTTCTTCATCTGTGTGTGTCGAAACAACCAGAAAGCCTCACGTCCACCAGCCCCATGCCAGCCCAAACCAGTACGTGGTCAGAATGTGGAGATGTCCATGCTCACAGCATACAAACCAAAG AGTAAAGCCAAAGAGCTTCCTCTGTCTGCAGTGCACTTCATGGAGGAGTTGGGCGAGAGCAACTTTGGTCAAATCTACAAAGGCCACCTGTACCTGCCAGGCATGGAGCAAGCTCAGCTAGTGGCTATAAAAACACTGAAGGACATCTCAAGTGCACAACAGTGGGGCGATTTCCAGCAGGAAGCATCTGTCCTGGCAGAACTTCATCATCCCAATGTGGTTTGTCTCCTGGGTGTTGTGACCCAAGAGCAGCCCGTCTGCATGCTCTTCGAGTTTCTAGCTCAAGGGGACCTCCACGAGTTTCTCATCATGCGCTCTCCACACTCAGATGTGGGCTGCAGTAGCGACGAAGACTGTACCGTCAAATCCAGCCTCGACCATGGAGACTTTCTTCACCTGGCCATTCAAGTTGCAGCCGGGATGGAGTACCTAGCAAGCCATCTTTACGTCCACAAAGACCTTGCGGCAAGAAACATTCTGGTTGGTGAGCAACTTCACATCAAGATTTCCGATCTTGGCTTGTCAAGAGAAATCTACACCTCCGATTATTACCGAGTCCAGCCCAAAACGCTCCTTCCTATTCGCTGGATGCCACCAGAAGCCATCTTTTACGGGAAGTACACAACAGACTCTGACATTTGGGCGTTCGGTGTGGTTCTGTGGGAGATCTTCAGCTACGGCCTGCAGCCCTATtatggtttcagcaaccaggaAGTGATGGAGATGCTGCGGAAGAGGCAGCTGCTGCCCTGCCCGGAGGATTGCCCCCCTCGTATGTACGTGCTGATGACCGAGTGCTGGCAGGAGGGTCCCGCTCGAAGACCAAGATTCAAAGACATCCACGCCCGACTACGTGCTTGGGAGGGTCTGTCCTCCCACGCCAGCTCCAGCACACCATCAGGAGGCAACGCCACCACCCAGACTACCTCTCTGAGCGCCAGCCCCGTCAGCAACCTCAGCAGCCCGCGCTATGCTGGATACATCTACGGACCTCCGCAGAGCCTCCCACCAGGACAAATCGCAGGCTTCATGGCAGCACAGATTCCTCTAAACCAGCGTTTTATACCTGTAAATGGATACCCTATCCCAACAGGCTATGCTGCCTTCCCTGCTGCCCATTTCGCTCCAACTCAGGGCCCTCCACAGGTGGTGCAGCACTGCCCTCCTCCGAAGAGCCGGTCGCCCAGCAGCGCCAGCGGCTCAACCAGCACGGGTCATGTGACCAGCATCCCCTCCACAGGCTCCAATCATGACGCCAATACACCTTTGCTTTCTCATTGTGTCACTCTGACACCCATGACAGCAGTGTCAGGTGGCCCAATGGCAGTTTTTGGACATATGACACAGAAGACTATGCAAATAGACCCAAGTCAGGCAGCGCTGCTGGCTGACACTAACAGACTGATGTACAGTGAATCCTTCATCACTGCCGATTTGTGA